CGCTCGACCTGCTCGAAGCCGGCGCGCCGCAGCGCGTCGATGATGGTGAGTGGCGGGACGCAATTCTCGACCGTCTCCCAGTAGTAGGACATCAGACGGCTCGCCGCTCGTCCGTTCCGGCTGATGCGCGAGATGGCGGGCACGATGCGTTTCATGTAAAGCTTCAATAGCGCGTGCTCGAAGCGCGATTGCGGCGCTGTAATCTCCAGCAGCAACGCGAAGCCCCGCGGGCGCAAAACCCGGCGAAACTCGGAAAATGCGGCATTGAGGTCGGCGACGTGGCGCAGCGCGTAACCCATGCAGACGACATCGAAGCTGGCGTCGGCGAAAGGCAGCCGCTCACCGACGCCTTGCACCGCAAGCGCGACGGCGCGCTGTTGCGCTTGCGCCAGCATGCCGCTGCTCGGGTCGATCGCGACCACAGAGCCATGCGCGCCGACCAGGCGCGCCGCCTCTTGCGTCACGATGCCGGTGCCACAACCGACGTCGAGCACATGCATTCCCGCGCCTAGGCCGGCGCGCGCGAGCGCCTGGCGGCGATAGCGCTTGCCGGTGCCCAGGCTCATCGCGTTTTCGACGCGGTCGTACTCGGCTGCGGCCGCGTCGAACATTTCGTTCACACGCAGCGGACGTTCGCGCTCGCTCGCGTAATATTGTTCCAGAACTGGATGCGGAGGCTGCGCAATGGGCGGCGCGGCATCCCTGGTTGCTTTAGCCATATTGATGTTGATTCAGATGACTGCAGCGTCGAGCGTGCAGAGCATGCTTTGGTCCATCGACGCCGGACAAACCGTGGTGACGCACCAAGCAGCGTAGCTTTGTAAGCGGGAAAGCGGACCTGGCCGAACTGTTTCTCAACGGCGGAATGCGCGGCGCGCTGCCGTCGTTCAAGAAAAGCTCGCTGCGTTAGGGCTGGCCGCCGCGCTGTCGCCATGCAAGCCGAATTGCAGCGCCGCCAGCCGCGCATACAAACCATCCTGCGCGATCAGTTCGGCGTGCTCGCCGATCGCGACGATGCGGCCATGATCGATGACGGCGATGCGGTCGGCGTTTTGCACGGTGGCGAGGCGATGCGCGATGACCAGCGTGGTGCGGCCTTGCATCAGGCGCGCCAGCGCGGCTTGCACCATGCGTTCGCTCTCGGCATCGAGCGCGCTGGTCGCCTCGTCGAGCAACAGCACCGGCCGATCGGACAGGATGGCGCGGGCGATGGCGATGCGGCTGCGCTGGCCGCCCGACAGACGCACGCCGCGTTCGCCGAGAAACGTGTCGAAGCCTTCCGGCAGGCGTTCGAGAAATTCGGTCGCGTATGCCGCCCGGCACGCTTCCCTGACGTCCTCATCGCTCGCTTGCGGGCGGCCAAAGCGCACGTTGTCCCACACGTTGCCGGCGAATATCACGGCGTCCTGCGGCACCAGCGCGATCCGTTCACGCACCGCGCGCGGATCGGCAGCTTTGAGATCGACGCCGTCGAGGCTAATCGCGCCGGTTTGCGGATCGTAGAAGCGTAGCAGCAACTGGAACACGGTCGTCTTGCCGGCGCCGGAGGGCCCGACCAGCGCGACTTTTTCGCCGGGTGCGGCGCGCAGGGAAAACCGGCTCAGCGCCGGCGTTTCAGGCCGCGACGGATAAAAGAATGTGACGTTGTCGAAGCGCACTTCGCCGCGCGCCGGAGCAGGCAGCGGTTGCGGATGCAGGGGCGCCTTGATTTCGGGCTCGGTCGCCAGCAGTTCGAGCAGACGTTCGGCGGCGCCGGCCGCGCGCTGCAGATCGCCGATCACTTCCGAAATCGCGCCGACCGCCGCCGCGACCAGCACAGCGTAGAAGACAAACGCCGACAGTTCGCCGCCGCTGATGCGCCCGCTCAGCACATCATGGCCGCCGATCCACAAAATCACGCCGACCGCGCCGAACACGAGCAGGATCACCATCGCCGTCAGCAAGGCGCGCTGGCGCACGCGATCGACCGCGGTGGCGAACGCTTCCTCGACGCGCAGTGAAAATGTCGCAGCATCGTGCGTTTCGTGGCCATAAGCCTGGATCGTGCGAATTTCGTGCAGTGCTTCGTCGATATGCGAACTGACCTGCGCGACCTTGTCCTGGCTGGCGCGCGATAATTTACGCACGCGCCGGCCGAACAGCAGGATCGGCGCGACTGTCAGCGGCACGCCGATGACAACCAGCAAGGTCAGCTTGGGGCTGGTTATGGCGAGCATGACGAGGCCGCCGATCAGGAGCAGCAGGTTGCGCAGCGCGAACGACGCCGACGATCCGATCACGACTTCGAGCAGAGTCGTGTCGTTGGTCAGCCTTGAGATCACCTCGCCGGTGCGCGTCACTTCGAAGAATCCGGGAGACAGCTTCAGCAGGTGGCTGAACACGGCGCGGCGAATATCCGCCGTCACGCGTTCGCCGATCCACGACACCAGTGAGAAGCGGCTGTAAGTCGCGGCGGCGAGCACGCAGACGACGACCAGAAGGCCGATCAGAGCGTTGTCGAGCAGGTTGGGATCGGCATCACCGAAGCCGCGATCGACGACGTACCGCAAGCCCTGGCCGATGGCGAGCACGCTGGCGGCGGCGACAGTCAGCGCGATCACCGCGAGCGCTATTTGCAGACGATACGGTTTGACGAATCCGGCAAGCCGGCGCAGCTCGCGCAGATCGCCGCGCGGCGGTAAAACGGCGCCGGGTTGGCCTGGTTGCGGTTTGGCCATCTGCTATCGTAAAAGGTAAGGGGCGCCACGGCTTTTCGCGGCTTCCCTCTTGGCCGCAACGTTAGGCACTCAGCGCCTTATTGAATTCTTCGACGGAAACACCACCTTGTTTCATAAGCCGGACAGTGTGCCGGTTTTGAGTTCGCGATGGTTTGGGACTACGCAACCCAGGGACCCCTTGCGGAGAACGATATGGCTGCCGCGCTGGCGAGCAGCGACGAAGCCGAGATGTTGCAAAGCGCGAACCGCCTCAGCGCCCGAAACAACGGGCAGGCTAGGCATTTACAGGGACTTGAAATGTGGTCAGTAGCGAACGGCCAGTGACAGTGAGCGGAAATTCTTCCAGGTAAAGCTCAGTTGCCTCGCGCAGATTCGCGAGCGCTTCTTCAACCGTTTCCCCTTGAGAGGTTGTTCCCGTTTCAGAATTCAGCGCAACAAAGCCGCCCTCAGCGGCAGGCGTTAAGACGGCGGACAGTTCCATGATTTCTCCTTCGGCATTGCCAGTATAACGCCGCTGATTATCACCGCCTAAACGTTTGACGTGAGGGCATTGACCAGGCTTGCCGGGGCAAGTCCTCTCGATCGAAGGGATAGCGAAGTAATCGTGGCCGTCGACCCGATTACTTCGCTATCCTTTTGTCAAGCGGGCCAGCAACTGACGCGGCATTCGCTTGTCCAGTAGAGGCTACTGTCGTGTCCCGCAAATAAGTTGCCTTAATTCGCCGTTCGCCCTCGATTAGACTTGCCCTCGAAGGTACTAATCGGTGGCATTCGAAGGCAGGCTCCGAGCCTGTCGAAGGGCCGCCTGCCGTCGTTCATGGTTCCACGGGCCTGTCCTGAGCAAAGCCGAAGGGCTGACCACGAACGGCGCGAAAATGAACAAGTTATTTGCGGAACGCAACGCGACCGAATCCGGACAGTTTGAATGAACAGCAAAATTGTTCGCCGCCGATGAAAGGCGGCGCATGAAGACTATCGTGCGCCTGGCGCTCGCTATCCTGCTGCTGGGAATCGTGGCGCTGGGCGGCGCGGTGTTTTATTTGCGCTTGTCGCTGCCGCAAACGTCCGGAACCATCGTTGTGCCGGACGTGCGCGGGACTGTCGAAATCGTGCGCGACCGCCACGGCATTCCGCATATTTTCGCCCAGAATAGCGCGGACGCCAATTTTGCGCTCGGTTTCGCGCACGCGCAGGATCGCTTGTGGCAGATGGAAATCAACCGGCGCATCGCCGCCGGGCGCATGGCCGAGATCGTCGGCAAGCGCGCGCTGGCGTCGGATAAATTTCTGCGCACACTCGGCATCACACGTCAGGCGGCCGCCACTTTCGAGCATCTCGACAACGAGGCGCGCAGCGCCTTGTCGGCTTACGCTGCCGGTGTCAACGCATATCTGCAGCAGCGCAGCGGCCCGCTGCCGCCGGAATTCGTGCTGCTCGGCGTCAAGCCAGAACTGTGGACTGCGGTCGATTCATTGAGCTGGGTCAAGATGATGGCGTGGGACCTGAGCGGAAACTGGCGTCAGGAACTGCTGCGCGCGCGGCTCGCCGAAAAACTGTTCGCGCAACAGATCGAGGAATTTCTGACGCCGCGCCGCGATCAGGCGGGAACATGGAAAGCCCAGTCGCCTGCAAAAAGGGTTCCCGAAAGCGGGGCCGCGCAGCCTGATTCTGTGCCAGGGCAAACGCAAAACGGGCCAAAGCCTCCGCATGGTGAACCGCAGAAGCCGCAAACGCAGCCCGAGGCATTAGCGCCGCCGTTGCTGGAATCGGATCGATCGGAGCCGCAGAGCGTGCCATCCGAATCCGCCCAGCCGGAATCTGCGCAGCCGGAATCCGCGCAGCCGCAGCCGGAGCCAGGGCAACTGGCGCCGGAGCCGGCCTCGGAGAAGCCAACGCCGGAGCCCTCCGCCGAGAAGTCAACGCCGGAGCAGGAGGAAGCGGCGCCGGAATCGGAATCCGCTGCGCCGGCACAGCCATCCGAACGGCTGGAGCCGACCGAGCCGCAACCCGAAGCGGCCCCGGGCGAGCCGGAGCAAGCAGCCCCAGGCGAGCCGGAGCAGACACCCCCAGGCGAGCCGGAGCAAGCGCCTGCCGCTCCCGGGCCATCCGCGTCGGAATCTTTCGGCGATGAACCGGCGCCGCCGCAACCCTCGGACGCGGATCCCGAGAAGCCCGCCACAGCACCCGATGAGACGCGGTTCGAGCCCGAGCCCGCATTGAATCGCGTCGCCCCCAATCCCGCCATGCCTTCGCCTTCTTTCGCGCCGGATTTGCGAGCGCTGTACGTGAATCTCAGCGACGAGTTCGCGCACCTTGCAGCGCTTGCGCCGCCCGGCTTGCCGGACGGGGCTGGCTCCAACAACTGGGCCATCGCCGGCCGCTTCAGCGCGAGCGGCAAGCCGCTGCTGGCGAACGATCCGCACCTGTCGCTAACCGCACCTTCGGTCTGGTATTTCGCGCACTTGCACACGCCGCAAATAAATGTCATCGGCGCGACTTTTCCCGGCGTGCCGAGCGTCGTGCTCGGCCGCAACGATCGCATTGCGTGGGCGTTCACGAACACCGGGCCGGACGTGCAGGACTTGTTTCTGGAAAAAATCGATGCGCGCGATCCGGGCCGTTATCAGACGCCCGATGGCACGCGCGCATTCGAGGTGCGCACGGAAACCATCAAGGTCAAAAATTGGCCGGACGTCGTGTTGACTATCCGCGAAAGCCGCCATGGACCGATCATTTCCGATGTGATCGACGCGCCGGTCGAAGCGGGCCATGCGCTCGCGTTTGCCTGGGCCGCGCTGGCCGACGACGACCTCAGCTTCCAGGCCAGTCTGAAGCTTGCGCGCGCCGGCGACTGGGACGAATTCGTCGCCGCCATGCGCGACTTTCATTCACCGCAGCAGAACGTGGTTTACGCCGATGTCGCGGGCAATATCGGTTTCATCGCCCCTGGCCGGGTGCCCATGCGCAAGCCCGGCAATGATTTGCAAGGTCTGTCGCCGGCGCCTGGCTGGGATGCGCGCTACGACTGGGACGGCTACATCCCTTTCGATGAATTGCCGCGCAGCTTCAACCCGGCCGAAGGCAAGATCGTCACCGCGAATAACCGCATCGTCGCCGACGATTATCCGCACCTGCTCGCGTATGACTGGGCGGCGCCGTACCGCGCCCGGCGCATTGCCGAATTGCTCGACGCCAGCGCGCGCCACACGCCGGCCACCTTCGCTGCGATTCAGGGCGATATCACGTCGCCGATGATCGCCGAATTTCTGCCGCTTTTGCTGAAGGCGCCGGCGCTGACCGCCGAGGCCGCGGCCGCGCTGCAATTACTCGACGATTGGGATGGTGAGATGCTGGCGGACCAGCCGCGGCCTTTGATTGCCGCGGCATGGCTGCGCGAGTTATCGCGTCTGGTTTACGCGGACGAACTCGGCGAGCTGTTCGATGACGCCTGGGAGCAACGGCCGCTGTTTCTGTTCAACGTCCTGACGGATCAGGATGGGCAGGGCCGCTGGTGCGACGACATCACCACGACCGCGCGTGAAGACTGCGCACAGCAGACCGGCGCAGCACTGAATCTGGCACTGGCCGACTTGCGTCAGCGTTACGGCGTCAACATGCTGCGCTGGCGTTGGGGCGATGCGCACGTTGCCGAGGCCGAGCATCGCCCATTCAGCCGCGACGCGCTATTCGGCCGCCTGTTCGATCTGCGCACGCCGACTGCCGGCGATACCCACAGCATCAATGTCGGGAGCTATAAAATCCGTGATGCTCGCGCGCCCTACGCCAGCCGCCACGCCGCGACCTTGCGCGCGATCTACGATCTGGCCGATCTCGACGGCTCGCTGTTCATCCACGAGACCGGCCAATCCGGCAACCGCTTGTCGCCGCGTTATGCCGATTTCGTCGCGCGCTGGGCGGCAGTCGAATACCTGCCGATGACGACCCGTCGCAGCGAAATCGACGATGGTGCGATCGGCACTTTGCGACTGCAGCCGGCGCCGTGAATGATGGCGACCGATCCAGCCGCTTGATTGGGCGGGTCAAACTTTGCGTAAACGCTCGCGATGCTTCGCTGCGGCCAGGCCGGCGCTACTAGCCCAACTTTAGCGCGCAAACTTTAGCGGCGGCGCAGGGTCGAATTGCTATCGTCATCCACGGTGCGCCATTTCGCGTAACTAGCCTTATGGCGCTTCAGGAATCGCCATGAAACCTCGTTGGCTGTTTGCCCTGTTTCTCGCGCTGACTTTTGCCGGCGGCCCGGTCTGGGCGCTCACGCCACGGGAAGGCGCGCCGGAGAGCGCGCCTGGTGTGCCTGGTGTCAATGCGCGGTCCGAGGATCCGCCGGCGCGCGTCGGTCGCATCAGCCTGATCGAGGGGAATGTATCGTTTTATTCCGGTGATGACTGGCAGCGCGCGGTGCTGAATTTTCCGGTTACATCAAGCAACGCCATGTCGACCGCGGACGGCGCGCGCGCCGAAATCCGCATCGGCTCGATGGCGTTGCGCATCGAAGAAAACAGCGAACTCAATTTGACCGTCATCGACGATCGGACGATTCAGCTCGGTCTGCCGAAAGGCTCGCTGAGCGTCAGTTTGCGCAGCATCAGGAGCGGCGAGGCATACCAGATCGTGACCGCGGATACCACCATCGATCTGATGCGGCCGGGCCGCTTTCGCATCGATGTCGACGGCGGACGCCAGTTGGATTCTGATTCGAACCCCGGTTCTGATTCCGATACCAGCGAAACTAGCGGCGCAGCGACGCGCGTCACCGTGTTTCATGGTCTTGCTACCGCGACGGCCGGCGATGAGCTCATCACCATTCGCGCCGACGAATCGGCGCTTCTGGCTGGGGGCGAACCCGAAGTCGGCCAGCCCGATCTCGATGATTTTGATCGCTGGGTGCTGGCGCGCGACCGCGAGTACGAGGAAGCGCGCTCGGCCGAAGCGCCCTCCGAACTATCGCCGGAAACGACCGGTTACGAAGAACTCGATCGCTACGGCGAGTGGCGCGAGCATACGCGCTACGGCTCGCTCTGGTATCCGAGCGACGTCCCGGCCGGCTGGGCGCCGTATCGCAACGGCTACTGGTCGCATGTCGCACCCTGGGGCTGGACCTGGATCGATTACGCGCCCTGGGGCTTTGCGCCGTTTCATTACGGCCGCTGGGTCTATCACCACCATCGCTGGGGCTGGTGGCCCGGGCATTATGCGCATTACCCGGTGTACGCGCCGGCCCTGGTCGCGTATGTCGGCCATCCGCATTCGAGCGTGTCGATTTCGTTCGGCTCGTATCCTCTGATCGGCTGGTTTCCGCTCGCGCCCTACGAAGCCTATTACCCGGGTTACGGCTATAGCTCGTTTTACCTGTCGCACCTGAACCGCGGTTATGTACGCCATCCGATTCACCGCAACCATGGCCATCATCAGCCCGGAATCGATTTCGCGAACCGCAAGTTTCACCAGGCGGTGACGGTGGTGCCGCGGCGCGCATTCGTCAATGAGCGCCCGGTCGCGCCGTCGACGATTCCGGTCGTCGCGAGTCCGCCGCCGGCTTTGGTTTCCGGCACCATCCCGCCGATTGCGCCTCTGGCGCCGCCTGTCGTGCGCAGCCACACGATTTCGCCAACGCCGAGCGTGCCGTCTAGCGCAATCGGCAGCAATATTTTCGGGCGCACAAATATTCCGCAGTCAGGATTCGCCAACCAGCGGCTGAATCCGGGCACGATCGGCGCGGCAGCGCGCAATAATTCAGCGCCGCGGCCCGGCGCGCAGGCGATGGTTCGGACAATTCCCGGAAACACTGGTGGCGTTGCCGCGAATCCCGTACCGGGCTCCGCAATTGGCTCGGTCAGTGCCGGGCAAGCTGGGTCGGCTGGAAGAATGCAGCCCGGCATTCCGCGCGCGAATGCCAATGGCGGAATGAACGCCATCGGCAGAACTGGCGATGCGCGCGTGCTGGCGCCGGCGATCATCCCGCAATCGCGGCCGGATGCGCGGCCTCCTGTGACCCCCGTCGGTCCGTCGACGCCTTCCGCTATTCAACCGCGCGCAATAATACCTGGCCGCGCCAGCGTAAACGCGCCGGCGACCGTTCGCTCAAACCCCGGTACCGTTTACCAGCGGGCGGCTCCGTCGCCGGTGATACCGCGCGCCGCGCTTGGCAACGGCACATCTGTCTCACCTTCGATCGGCCCTTCGATCCCACGGTCCGCGCCACCGATGCGTTCGGCGCCGGTCATGCGCACCACGCCGTCCGCGCCGCCATCCGTGAACCGGGCGCCAGCCATTACCGGCGCACGCCAGAACATTGCGCCGGCGATCACCGGCGTACGCCAGAACATAGCGCCTGCCCCTCGTGCTATAACGCCTCGCGCCGCACCGCAAATACACGGACCGGCGGGGCGGAGCGCTACTACCATCCAGGCTGCGCCCGTACGTGGTATGAGCGGCTTGGGAGCGGGCGGAAGCATAGGCAGATCGAGCGGCGGAGCGCCGGGCGGGGCGCGTGGTTTCGGGACGCGCTAGTTTCTGTCCGGTAAATAAAAGTCGTGTTAAAACGAAATCCGTAAGTCAGGGTGCCGCAGGCTCCCTGACAGCATCGATCGGGCAATCTTTGTCAGGGAGCCTGCGGGCTCCCTGACCTACGCTTACTGAAAGCAATCCTGGCTTGTTGCAGCAGCAGGTTATACGTCGCGAAACGCAGCATGGTACTTCACTGTTCCTGATACCCCGTGTAGACCGCCGGGCCAAAGTTCCATGGCCAGGAATGCCTCCGGCGGCGGCACGTCGTATTCACACGTCATGCCGAAACGCGTGGCGGGAGAAAACCCTAATCTCTGATAAAACGTCGGATGCCCTAAAACGACCGCTGCAACGGCTCCCGATTGCTTACATCGTTCGAGGCCGGCTCGCACAAGGGCAGAGCCGATGCCGGTGCGCTGGGAGGCCGGATAACAGCCATAGGCGCAAGACCCATAATGAGAACGGGATAGCCCGACTGAGACACCGGCGTAAACATGTGTGGCCTGCGATGGCGCCGTTTACCTCAGCCACAAGTGAAACGAGAGGTCGCGCCTGTATCCGCAGCACATCGGCCAGCCGTGCCTCGTCCGGTCGCCCGAATGCGCATGCGTTCAGCGCATAGATGGCAAGGCGATCTCTTTCTGCTTCCGCTCGAATCAGCATTTTGCAGCGTACAACGTTTCGTTCCGGCAACGAGCTGATTCTCGATAAAGCCTGAAAGCGCAGCCTTTCCTTCCGCCCGGCTTTCGCCTCTGTCAGGCGGGCCCCGGCGGAGTCGGCAGCGCCGCTGCTTCAACGTATAATAAAAACGACCACCATGCCGCTTGCCTTATCGAGATTATTTTCGCGCACATTTCCGTTTCTGCGCTGGTTTCCACTGCGCAAGGATACGGTCCGGACTGACGCCATCGCCGGCCTGACGGTCGCGCTGATTCTGATTCCGCAATCGATGGCCTACGCGCAGCTCGCCGGCCTGCCTGCGCAATATGGGCTGTATGCGGCTTTCCTGCCGGTCATGATCGGTGCGCTGTGGGGTTCGTCGGGGCAATTGTCCACCGGTCCCACCGCGCTCAGTTCCCTGCTTGCCGCATCGGCGCTCGCCTCGATGGCCGTTGCCGGTTCGGAATCCTACGTCGCCTATGCGATCGTGCTGGCCATGCTGGTCGGCCTGGTCAGGCTCACGCTCGGCGTATTCAAGCTCGGTGTCGTCGTCAACTTCCTGTCGCACCCGGTCGTCGTCGGCTTCACCAATGCGGCGGCTATCATCATCGCCTTGTCGCAGATCAACAAACTGTTCGGCGTATCGCTGGGCCGCAGCGATCATTTCTTTCAGGATATCTGGGAGGTCGCACAACAGCTTGGCGATACGCACTTGCCGACCTTGCTGATGGCGGTACTCGCTTTCGCGATCATCCTCGGCCTCAAGAAATTCCGGGCAAAAGCGCCGAACGTGTTGATCGCGGTCGTGCTGACCACAACCCTGAGCTGGGCCATCGGCTACCAGACCTATGGCGCCGGAAAAATCGATCAGATCGAAGACAGCGACGTCAACCGACTGGTCGGCCTGTATTCGGCCGGGCAAAACCAGCTCAGTTACGTCAACCAGAAAAGCGCCGAAATTTCCGCTGAACTGCGCAGGCTCGATCGCATGGGCGCGGCCGGCAGCCGGCTAGCCGCATCGCTGAATTACCAAAACGACCTGCTGGCGCTGGAGCGGAAAAGCATAGAAGACGATTTGCGCACGCGCGAGCGCGCAGTCCGCAAACTTGTGTTCGAGCGCGTCCCCGGCGCGAACAATGCGCCCGGCACGCTGTACATTCAGGGTCAGGCGCCGCCCGGCGCGCAAAACGACGGCCACCGCTGGCGCATCAAAAATGTTTCCGACAACGAGCTGG
This is a stretch of genomic DNA from Burkholderiales bacterium. It encodes these proteins:
- a CDS encoding ATP-binding cassette domain-containing protein; protein product: MAKPQPGQPGAVLPPRGDLRELRRLAGFVKPYRLQIALAVIALTVAAASVLAIGQGLRYVVDRGFGDADPNLLDNALIGLLVVVCVLAAATYSRFSLVSWIGERVTADIRRAVFSHLLKLSPGFFEVTRTGEVISRLTNDTTLLEVVIGSSASFALRNLLLLIGGLVMLAITSPKLTLLVVIGVPLTVAPILLFGRRVRKLSRASQDKVAQVSSHIDEALHEIRTIQAYGHETHDAATFSLRVEEAFATAVDRVRQRALLTAMVILLVFGAVGVILWIGGHDVLSGRISGGELSAFVFYAVLVAAAVGAISEVIGDLQRAAGAAERLLELLATEPEIKAPLHPQPLPAPARGEVRFDNVTFFYPSRPETPALSRFSLRAAPGEKVALVGPSGAGKTTVFQLLLRFYDPQTGAISLDGVDLKAADPRAVRERIALVPQDAVIFAGNVWDNVRFGRPQASDEDVREACRAAYATEFLERLPEGFDTFLGERGVRLSGGQRSRIAIARAILSDRPVLLLDEATSALDAESERMVQAALARLMQGRTTLVIAHRLATVQNADRIAVIDHGRIVAIGEHAELIAQDGLYARLAALQFGLHGDSAAASPNAASFS
- a CDS encoding penicillin acylase family protein → MKTIVRLALAILLLGIVALGGAVFYLRLSLPQTSGTIVVPDVRGTVEIVRDRHGIPHIFAQNSADANFALGFAHAQDRLWQMEINRRIAAGRMAEIVGKRALASDKFLRTLGITRQAAATFEHLDNEARSALSAYAAGVNAYLQQRSGPLPPEFVLLGVKPELWTAVDSLSWVKMMAWDLSGNWRQELLRARLAEKLFAQQIEEFLTPRRDQAGTWKAQSPAKRVPESGAAQPDSVPGQTQNGPKPPHGEPQKPQTQPEALAPPLLESDRSEPQSVPSESAQPESAQPESAQPQPEPGQLAPEPASEKPTPEPSAEKSTPEQEEAAPESESAAPAQPSERLEPTEPQPEAAPGEPEQAAPGEPEQTPPGEPEQAPAAPGPSASESFGDEPAPPQPSDADPEKPATAPDETRFEPEPALNRVAPNPAMPSPSFAPDLRALYVNLSDEFAHLAALAPPGLPDGAGSNNWAIAGRFSASGKPLLANDPHLSLTAPSVWYFAHLHTPQINVIGATFPGVPSVVLGRNDRIAWAFTNTGPDVQDLFLEKIDARDPGRYQTPDGTRAFEVRTETIKVKNWPDVVLTIRESRHGPIISDVIDAPVEAGHALAFAWAALADDDLSFQASLKLARAGDWDEFVAAMRDFHSPQQNVVYADVAGNIGFIAPGRVPMRKPGNDLQGLSPAPGWDARYDWDGYIPFDELPRSFNPAEGKIVTANNRIVADDYPHLLAYDWAAPYRARRIAELLDASARHTPATFAAIQGDITSPMIAEFLPLLLKAPALTAEAAAALQLLDDWDGEMLADQPRPLIAAAWLRELSRLVYADELGELFDDAWEQRPLFLFNVLTDQDGQGRWCDDITTTAREDCAQQTGAALNLALADLRQRYGVNMLRWRWGDAHVAEAEHRPFSRDALFGRLFDLRTPTAGDTHSINVGSYKIRDARAPYASRHAATLRAIYDLADLDGSLFIHETGQSGNRLSPRYADFVARWAAVEYLPMTTRRSEIDDGAIGTLRLQPAP
- a CDS encoding N-acetyltransferase, which produces MGSALVRAGLERCKQSGAVAAVVLGHPTFYQRLGFSPATRFGMTCEYDVPPPEAFLAMELWPGGLHGVSGTVKYHAAFRDV
- a CDS encoding type II toxin-antitoxin system HicB family antitoxin, which encodes MELSAVLTPAAEGGFVALNSETGTTSQGETVEEALANLREATELYLEEFPLTVTGRSLLTTFQVPVNA
- a CDS encoding class I SAM-dependent methyltransferase, which produces MAKATRDAAPPIAQPPHPVLEQYYASERERPLRVNEMFDAAAAEYDRVENAMSLGTGKRYRRQALARAGLGAGMHVLDVGCGTGIVTQEAARLVGAHGSVVAIDPSSGMLAQAQQRAVALAVQGVGERLPFADASFDVVCMGYALRHVADLNAAFSEFRRVLRPRGFALLLEITAPQSRFEHALLKLYMKRIVPAISRISRNGRAASRLMSYYWETVENCVPPLTIIDALRRAGFEQVERKVEIGVFSTYRAVSVGSR